One Desulfonatronum thiodismutans DNA segment encodes these proteins:
- the flhB gene encoding flagellar biosynthesis protein FlhB, with product MPQSDPSRTEEATPKQRDKAREKGNVPKSQELPKVTVLLGGFLALLFMIQVMVNQMHGLFVWTFSDNLLTEFTPETVYLLFQTVSWRIAVMVLPVMFTCALVAFLTVRLQVGHLWTLKVFELSNLWKKLNIVAGLQRLFISTQTVVRLLRSLFMVIVVGFAAYLVLRMEAPNFIPLFYQDALTVASYMLITGAKMVVYALVPMLIIAIADLVYTRWDYEENLKMTKDEVKDERKQAEGDQAIKNKQRQKMMAVMQKRMMESVPKADVVITNPTHLAIALRYNPLEAPSPMVLAKGADFMAAKIRDIAQEHNIPIRENKPLAQALYKSVDVGEAIPEELFQAVASILAQLPKFRRR from the coding sequence ATGCCCCAGAGCGATCCGAGTAGAACCGAAGAAGCCACCCCCAAACAACGCGACAAAGCGCGGGAAAAGGGCAATGTTCCCAAAAGCCAGGAGTTGCCCAAGGTCACGGTGCTGTTAGGTGGCTTTCTCGCCCTGCTGTTCATGATCCAGGTCATGGTCAACCAGATGCACGGGCTCTTCGTCTGGACGTTCAGCGACAACCTGCTCACCGAATTTACCCCGGAAACCGTCTATCTGCTCTTCCAGACGGTCTCCTGGCGTATCGCGGTGATGGTCCTGCCGGTAATGTTCACCTGCGCGCTGGTCGCGTTTCTGACCGTACGTCTACAAGTCGGCCACCTTTGGACCCTGAAAGTTTTCGAGCTGTCCAACTTATGGAAAAAACTGAACATCGTTGCCGGGCTTCAACGATTGTTCATCAGCACCCAGACCGTGGTCCGCCTGCTCCGCAGCCTGTTCATGGTCATTGTCGTGGGGTTCGCGGCTTACCTTGTACTAAGAATGGAAGCCCCGAATTTCATTCCCCTCTTCTACCAGGACGCGCTGACCGTAGCCAGCTACATGCTGATCACCGGCGCAAAAATGGTTGTGTACGCTCTGGTGCCCATGCTGATCATCGCCATCGCGGATTTGGTCTACACCCGCTGGGATTACGAGGAAAACCTGAAAATGACCAAGGACGAGGTCAAGGACGAACGGAAGCAGGCCGAAGGCGATCAAGCCATCAAGAACAAGCAGCGTCAAAAAATGATGGCCGTGATGCAAAAGCGGATGATGGAGAGCGTGCCCAAAGCCGACGTGGTCATCACCAACCCGACCCATTTGGCCATCGCCCTGCGCTACAATCCGCTGGAGGCCCCGTCGCCCATGGTCCTGGCCAAGGGGGCGGACTTCATGGCCGCGAAAATCCGAGACATCGCTCAGGAACACAACATCCCGATCCGGGAGAACAAGCCCCTGGCACAGGCCTTGTATAAAAGCGTTGATGTGGGCGAGGCGATTCCCGAGGAGCTGTTCCAGGCCGTGGCCTCCATCCTGGCCCAATTGCCAAAATTCCGTCGCAGGTAA
- the fliR gene encoding flagellar biosynthetic protein FliR, with the protein MDLFSFDPRIYLSFFLTLFRISLIVFMLPFFGGENIPLPAKAALCLVLALGLWPHLAFSADYFPAHPIMIALMILGELILGLALGLIVRVLFAAIQTGGQLVGFQMGFAMVSVVDPSSGVSMAVTAHFLYMTSLLIFLSLNGHLHLLHALTHSFSLVPPGGLLLTPDLSDQMIRFSSQIFILAVKIASPVMVALFLIDLALALVAKAAPQMNVIFVGFPLKIAVGFLFLGTMFTIMGLYVQDFILMLGSMFQGIMLSGR; encoded by the coding sequence ATGGACCTGTTCTCTTTTGATCCCAGGATTTATCTCAGCTTTTTTCTGACGCTGTTCCGAATCAGTCTGATCGTCTTCATGCTGCCGTTCTTCGGCGGGGAGAACATCCCCCTGCCGGCCAAGGCGGCCTTGTGTCTGGTCCTGGCCCTGGGGCTGTGGCCGCACTTGGCCTTTTCCGCGGACTATTTCCCGGCCCACCCCATCATGATCGCCTTGATGATCCTGGGCGAACTGATCCTGGGGCTGGCTCTGGGGCTGATCGTCAGGGTGCTCTTCGCCGCCATCCAGACCGGCGGGCAGTTGGTCGGTTTTCAGATGGGCTTTGCCATGGTCAGTGTCGTGGACCCCAGTTCCGGGGTCAGCATGGCCGTGACCGCCCACTTCCTCTACATGACCTCCCTGCTCATTTTTCTGAGCCTCAACGGGCACCTGCATCTGCTCCACGCCCTGACCCACAGTTTCAGTCTGGTCCCTCCGGGCGGGCTGCTGCTCACACCGGACTTATCCGACCAGATGATCCGTTTTTCCAGCCAGATATTCATCCTGGCGGTCAAAATCGCCAGCCCGGTGATGGTGGCCCTGTTCCTGATCGACCTGGCCCTGGCCCTGGTGGCCAAGGCCGCGCCCCAGATGAACGTGATCTTCGTCGGCTTTCCCCTGAAAATCGCCGTGGGATTCTTGTTTCTTGGCACCATGTTCACGATCATGGGGCTCTACGTGCAGGACTTCATCCTGATGCTTGGCTCCATGTTCCAGGGCATTATGCTCAGCGGACGCTGA